From the Moraxella sp. FZFQ2102 genome, the window TTTATAAAGGTCAAAATTGCCGTTATGGCGTCTTGGTTGATTTGACCTGTGTGCCGATCGATGAGCGCAGGGATGGTGAGTACTTGACTGTGCTCATATTGCTGTATCTGCCGTGTGACATCGGATAGGATATTGCAGATGATCAAGCGCGATGGCATATCTGTGTTTGGATGGCGGTGGCGCAAGATAAAATCTCGCTTTTGTAGAATGTGCATCAGTGCCGTTTCACGCTCGGCAGTTGAGCGGCTGTCGTGACGATCCAGATTCCAGTGCTTAAAATCAATCAGGGCTTGCTTGCCTTGATAGCTGATCACATAGTCAAACAGCTCAAAATATTCTGGCGGCAAGTCGTCCAATTGACAGCCGTACTCTTCCAAGATTGCCTTGCCGGCAGCTTCACCCAGCGCGCCTTTGTAGATATTATTTGCCAAAATGGGTGTCAAAATGTATTCAGCGGCGTCATGCCAAGTGGTGGCATAGTCGTGCTTGATGAAGTAATTTTTGATAATGGAATTTTGCATAAGGATATTTAAACGCATCTCATCGGCACTGATCAGATGGCTGTTATGATCCAAGCCAAAAAAGCTGCAGGGCGTATTTTTATTTCCTTCAAAATCACCCGAAAAACGATAACTGCTGGCGGGAGTAGGTGGCTTTAGATAGTATTGAAATACTGTAGGCTCAGGCTTGATGCTGGTAGGGTGTTTTAAGCAAATTTCGCGCAAAGTGTGCCATGCATGGATTTTGGCACAGGCTTTGGCTTGGCTGTCGGTGTCATCTGGAATGCCTTGGTGTAGTTTACTAAAGTCATCCAAGAATCTTTGAATCATGACATGATGTCGATAATTGGCGGTATTGGCAGCGGTCTGTAGGCGAGCTAAAGCAAGATTTGGCAGTACAGTAGCTGTAGCAGTTTGATGCACAAAGTCAATCAAGCCGCGATATTCATGCGTGGTGATGTGCGTAGGTTTTGGCACTTGTTTGAGCAGGTCATGCAGTTTTTGACTGATAAAAATCAGCGGATTTTTGCGTTTGTGGCTGCTTCGGTTGATTCGTCCGATTGCTTGTTCAACTTGACGACAGACAGCGTGAGCGTAGTCACCATTGGCGGTATTGGTTTCACCATAGTGATTACTTTTTAATCGACTGAGTCGTTTAAATTCCATATTTAAGACAGATTTCACCCAGTCATCGCAGGCGCTGAGACTGACTTTGCCAGCATCTGTCAGGCTCATGATTTGTACTAAGGATTTTAGCTTGGTGCTGTGCAGATTTTCATCCTGATAAGATGGCACGGTGATCAGATGTGTGGGTAAGTCCAGATACAGAGTATCGATATCGCAAGTGATTTTGGGACTTGGTAGGGCTGAAGTACAGATCCAGTCGCGGTCGGCGGGGTGGATGGGATAGTCGGGATTCGCACCCGATGATAGCGTTTGGTAAGTGGTAAAAATAATTACCTTATCACTGCTTTTAGTGAGTCTATCTTTGATAATGCTGTCGAATTTATTGGATTTTAGATAGGCACTATTGACGACATCAAACACGATGTTTATTTGGTGGCGTGCTGATAATTCATCCAAAAAATTTTGGAAAAATTCACGCTCATTGTCATTAAGCAAGCGATTGAGCATTAACATCATGTAGCGATTACCGGCTGTGTGATTATCCAAAAAAGCACAAATCGCTTGGCAATAATTGTCCAGTAATCCCAAATAATACGCCACTTTGCGATGATCAACTGCGGTATCATCAAGTGATTTATCATCGCCATACAGTCGATGCCATACTTGTTGAAGCTGTGCGTTATTGGCTATGACAGGTGGCGTGTTCAAGTCCAAGAAATAGCGGTAGTGTGTACGAACAAAGCTTTCAGCTTGACCGTTCAAACTGTGAAAATCAATCTTAATCTGTGAATAATCGCGCAGTTTGTGATAATGGGCATTGATGTGCGTAAGTTCATCGCTACTAATGCGGATCAGTCTATCATCAATTCGCCGCTCAAGATACGCCATGTCAAAATTATGGATAACGCTTTGATTATTGGCAGTAGCACTGATCCCAATGATCGGCGTGCCGCGTTCGATCCAGCGTGCAATCATTGCTGTGGGCGATTCAGTAAATAATGTGGTGTGAAAGCTGACAAATTGATGCATGGCAAGGGGTGTGTAAATTTCATTGAGCTTAAAGCCATTGGTGTGAAAACTACCATCATTGGTCAAGCTTGTGATTACTAGATTTTTATAGAAATTAAGCAATGGATCAATCAGATGGCGAATGTCATCAAGGCGATAAATGTTAAACAGTAGGTTAAGCTGCATTTGCGGATCGGAGGGTAAGTTTAGTTTGTTGGCGTTGCTAACAAGTTTTTGGCAGGCGTGATTTAGAGCAAAGATAAAGTCACGACCAACAATGATGGAGAGCTGATTGAACAGTTCGTATAAAGGATATTTGTCATCAGGCAGTTCTTCGGGTGCAAAGCAAGTGTCATCAAAGATGATATTGGTGTGGCTATCTTGATCAAAATATACCCAAAATTTCTTATCCAAACTCGCGTGATGCGTGGTCTGATAATCGGTAAATAATGCTGCGGTTTGAAAATTTGACATCTTGTGATGTAAGCAAAATGAACTGGTCAAGCGATAACGATCTTTAAGCGAGTTAAGTTTGTTAAAATAATTTGTAAAAATCTTGGCAATGCCTTCATATTCGGCAGTGGTAGGTGGTGCAAAAACTGGTAATTTTACACACAGTTCACACGCAAGCTTTAGTAGATTAACCGACTGTTGATCGCATAGAAAATTAATAATCTCACCATTTTGCCGATCGATTTCATCGATCAATAGCAGATGTTGGGACATTTGTGCATCAAAATTATAGCGCGTATCAAATGGCAAACTACCACCGTGCATGAGTTTCATGGTTGTCAAAAATACTGCAAGCGTATCGGGATTTTGTAGTCGCATGGCGGGAAATAGTTGGGATAGTGCAGAAATCTGCTGCAGTGTCAAAGTCTTGAATTTAAGATGATTGGCGGTATTGATTAATTGGCAAAGACTTTTGAATACATTGGGTAGCAGCTTTTGTAGATTGGCATTTAAGGTATTGATAATGATAGGATCGGGAATTTCAATTTGTAGCATCTTGTGCAGGCTTTTGACGCTAGAAATTTGATCCGTGATGGATTGCGATGGTTTGAGCTTTAAAGTGTTTAAAATATTGGGCAGTCGATGATTGATGATTAAGTCAAGCAAAATGTCATTATTGTTTGGCAGAAGTAGGGTTTGGGTGGTGAGCCATTGTTTTTGTGGGTGATTAAGCCGTTCATCGGTATTGATCAGATCGGTGAGTTTATCATAAGCTTCGCGAACATTATCAACAGCATTGGTGATATAAAGGGGTAGATGCAAGGGGTAGGGATTTGGATCGCCATATAAGCGATGGTGTATGCGATGCAGCATATATTCGAGCAAAACCACCATGGTGCTATGCGTTTTACCAATCCCTGTTGGAAAATCAATCGGAGAGAGGCTGCCGCCATTTGTGCGGGTGAAAAGTATGCGATCAGCAAGCAGTTGTATGATAGGATTGTCAAATTCATAGGCAGACTGCTTGAGCTTGGCAAAGTCAAAATCTGCAAAAGGATGGGTAGCGATGTCCATAATAAGTTCCAATTGTACAAAATTTAATCAATTATAGATATAAATCAGCACAATGTAAATACATGATATAGACATGGATAATTCGGCTCAATACTTGAAAAAATAATAAATAAAAATCCCCTTAAAAACCAACCACTTACAAACTTTCTCCCCTTTTATGCAAAAAACCACTTTACAACCGCCGATACTGGGTCTATAATACGCACCACTTAAGCAGCACAGCATAGCAAAAAATGCTGATAAATCAATAACTTACAGCAAGTTATTGAGCTTCAAAGTAAAAATTTTGAAAACTTTTCAAAAACGAAAGTTTTTGAAAAAAATCAAAAAACTTTGAAAAAAATGCTTGACTTAATAAAATTTCAGCGTATAATACGCATCCTATGTCACCAAGCAGACGATGCTTTGACTAACAACTATTTAAAATCAAAACTAAAGAACAACTTGTGTGGATTTTTGCGAATACAAGATAATCTTAAAAAAATTATCATTTATATTCAGCAAGAATACTCAAAGTTAATTCATTTACACGATGAGCAAATATTGCTAGTAATAATAAATGAGCCAACATTAAAGTCCAATCAAACAATCTTTGTTTTATTGGCAACTCAAGATTAAACTGAAGAGTTTGATCATGGCTCAGATTGAACGCTGGCGGCAGGCTTAACACATGCAAGTCGAACGAGGTTAGGGAGCTTGCTCCTGATACCTAGTGGCGAACGGGTGAGTAATGCTTAGGAATCTGCCTAGTAGTGGGGGATAACTTGGGGAAACTCAAGCTAATACCGCATACGACCTACGGGTGAAAGGGGGCGCAAGCTCTCGCTATTAGATGAGCCTAAGTCGGATTAGCTAGTTGGTGGGGTAAAGGCCTACCAAGGCGACGATCTGTAGCTGGTCTGAGAGGATGATCAGCCACACTGGGACTGAGACACGGCCCAGACTCCTACGGGAGGCAGCAGTGGGGAATATTGGACAATGGGCGAAAGCCTGATCCAGCCATGCCGCGTGTGTGAAGAAGGCCTTTTGGTTGTAAAGCACTTTAAGTAGGGAGGAAAAGCTAATGGTTAATACCCATTAGCCCTGACGTTACCTACAGAATAAGCACCGGCTAACTCTGTGCCAGCAGCCGCGGTAATACAGAGGGTGCAAGCGTTAATCGGAATTACTGGGCGTAAAGCGCGCGTAGGTGGTTGCTTAAGTCAGATGTGAAAGCCCCGGGCTTAACCTGGGAACTGCATCTGATACTGGGTGACTAGAGTAGGTGAGAGGGGAGTAGAATTCCAGGTGTAGCGGTGAAATGCGTAGAGATCTGGAGGAATACCGATGGCGAAGGCAGCTCCCTGGCATCATACTGACACTGAGGTGCGAAAGCGTGGGTAGCAAACAGGATTAGATACCCTGGTAGTCCACGCCGTAAACGATGTCTACCAGTCGTTGGGTCTCTTGAAGACTTAGTGACGCAGTTAACGCAATAAGTAGACCGCCTGGGGAGTACGGCCGCAAGGTTAAAACTCAAATGAATTGACGGGGGCCCGCACAAGCGGTGGAGCATGTGGTTTAATTCGATGCAACGCGAAGAACCTTACCTGGTCTTGACATACAGAGAATTCGCTAGAGATAGCTTAGTGCCTTCGGGAACTCTGATACAGGTGCTGCATGGCTGTCGTCAGCTCGTGTCGTGAGATGTTGGGTTAAGTCCCGCAACGAGCGCAACCCTTTTCCTTAGTTACCAGCACTTCGGGTGGGAACTCTAAGGATACTGCCAGTGACAAACTGGAGGAAGGCGGGGACGACGTCAAGTCATCATGGCCCTTACGACCAGGGCTACACACGTGCTACAATGGTTGGTACAAAGGGTTGCTACACAGCGATGTGATGCTAATCTCAAAAAGCCAATCGTAGTCCGGATTGGAGTCTGCAACTCGACTCCATGAAGTCGGAATCGCTAGTAATCGCAGATCAGAATGCTGCGGTGAATACGTTCCCGGGCCTTGTACACACCGCCCGTCACACCATGGGAGTTGATCTCACCAGAAGTGGTTAGCCTAACGCAAGAGGGCGATCACCACGGTGGGGTCGATGACTGGGGTGAAGTCGTAACAAGGTAGCCGTAGGGGAACCTGCGGCTGGATCACCTCCTTAATGAAGATATCTGATTGGCAAGAATCCACAACAAGTTGTTCTTTGGTAAGATGTTTAAAACGGGTCTATAGCTCAGTTGGTTAGAGCACCGTGTTGATAACGCGGGGGTCATAAGTTCAAGTCTTATTAGACCCACCATTAAATTGGGGCCATAGCTCAGTTGGTAGAGCGCCTGCCTTGCACGCAGGAGGTCAGGAGTTCGACTCTCCTTGGCTCCACCATTTAAACATCAAAGCATACATAAGCAATTTAATAAGAGATTTCTTATTTATGCTTTTACTTTATAAACTGACGAAGTTTATAACACTATTTAACAACATGATTATGAGTCTGGGTTAATAAATTATCCAACGTAATTTATTAACCATGGTGATTGTACCCCAAAATACAATCACCTAAAGTAAAGAGAACTGAATCAAGCGTAAACATAGGTGAAGATCGTTACACATTACCCTTATAACACCAAGACTACTTGGGGTTGTATGGTCAAGTAATGAAGTGCACATGGTGGATGCCTTGGCAGTCAGAGGCGATGAAAGACGTGATAGCCTGCGATAAGCGTCGGTGAGGTGGCAATATCCTGTGACCCGGCGATTTCTGAATGGGGAAACCCACCTAAGATAACTTAGGTATCATAATTTATTTTATGAGGCAAACCGGGAGAAGTGAAACATCTCAGTACCCCGAGGAAAAGACATCAATTGAGATTCCCCAAGTAGCGGCGAGCGAACGGGGAGGAGCCGATCGAATTTACAGTAGCAAAATGGCGTGGGAAAGCCAACCATAGTAGGTGATAGTCCTGTATGCGAAACTGTTTATGAGACATATTAAGTAGGGCGGAACACGAGAAATTCTGTCTGAAGATGGGGGGACCATCCTCCAAGGCTAAATACTCCTGACTGACCGATAGTGAACCAGTACCGTGAGGGAAAGGCGAAAAGAACCCCTGTTAGGGGAGTGAAATAGAACCTGAAACCGTGTGCATACAAGCAGTCGGAGCGGACTTGTTCCGTGACGGCGTACCTTTTGTATAATGGGTCAGCGACTTATATTCTGTAGCAAGGTTAACCGTATAGGGGAGCCGTAGGGAAACCGAGTCTTAATAGGGCGACTTCAGTTGCAGGGTATAGACCCGAAACCGAGTGATCTATCCATGAGCAGGTTGAAAGTGTCGTAACAGACACCGGAGGACCGAACCCACTCCCGTTGAAAAGGTAGGGGATGACTTGTGGATAGGGGTGAAAGGCTAATCAAACTCGGTGATAGCTGGTTCTCCCCGAAAGCTATTTAGGTAGCGCCTCGGACGAACACCATGGGGGGTAGAGCACTGTTTCGGCTAGGGGGTCATCCCGACTTACCAAACCGATGCAAACTCCGAATACCCATGAGTGATATCCGGGAGACAGACGGCGGGTGCTAACGTCCGTCGTCAAGAGGGAAACAACCCAGACCGCCAGCTAAGGCCCCAAATTCCTAGTTAAGTGGGAAACGATGTGGGAAGGCACAGACAGCTAGGAGGTTGGCTTAGAAGCAGCCACCCTTTAAAGAAAGCGTAATAGCTCACTAGTCGAGTCGGCCTGCGCGGAAGATGTAACGGGGCTCAAACTAGGAGCCGAAGCTGCGGATTTAATTGTTTCAATTAAGTGGTAGGGGAGCGTTGTGTAAGCCTGTGAAGGTGTATCGTAAGGTATGCTGGAGGTATCACAAGAGCGAATGCTGACGTGAGTAACGACAAAACGGGTGAAAAGCCCGTTCGCCGGAAGACCAAGGGTTCCAGTCCAACGTTAATCGGGGCTGGGTGAGTCGACCCCTAAGGCGAGGCCGAAAGGCGTAGTCGATGGGAAATCGGTTAATATTCCGATACTTGTTTATGATGCGATGGAGGGACGGAGAAGGTTATGCCAGCCTGGCGATGGTTGTCCAGGTGGAAGGATGTAGGTAGGCTTAGTAGGCAAATCCGCTAGGCTATTACTGAGATCTGATAGCAAGCCAGTTTACTGGCGAAGTGGCAAATACCATGCTTCCAGGAAAAGCTTCTAAGCGATAGTCATAAACAAATCGTACCCGAAACCGACACAGGTGGTCAGGTAGAGAATACCAAGGCGCTTGAGAGAACTCTGCTGAAGGAACTAGGCAAAATGGTACCGTAACTTCGGGAGAAGGTACGCTGCCGGTGGTGAAACCCTCGCGGTGTAAGCTACTGGCAGTCGCAGATACCAGGCTGCTGCAACTGTTTATTAAAAACACAGCACTCTGCAAACACGAAAGTGGACGTATAGGGTGTGATGCCTGCCCGGTGCTGGAAGGTTAATTGATGTGGTTAGCGCAAGCGAAGCTATTGATCGAAGCCCCAGTAAACGGCGGCCGTAACTATAACGGTCCTAAGGTAGCGAAATTCCTTGTCGGGTAAGTTCCGACCTGCACGAATGGCATAATGATGGCAGCGCTGTCTCCAGCAGAGACTCAGTGAAATCGAAATCGCAGTGAAGATGCTGTGTACCCGCGGCTAGACGGAAAGACCCCGTGAACCTTTACTACAGCTTTACATTGAACTTTGACCTAACTTGTGTAGGATAGGTGGGAGGCTTTGAAGTAGGGACGCCAGTTCCTATGGAGCCATCCTTGAAATACCACCCTGGTTATGTTGGGGTTCTAACTTAGATATAACAGTATCAAGGACAATGTATGGTGGGTAGTTTGACTGGGGCGGTCTCCTCCTAAAGAGTAACGGAGGAGTACGAAGGTGCGCTCAGAACGGTCGGAAATCGTTCAAAGAGTATAAAGGCAAAAGCGCGCTTAACTGCGAGACCCACAAGTCGAGCAGGTACGAAAGTAGGTCTTAGTGATCCGGTGGTTCTGTATGGAAGGGCCATCGCTCAACGGATAAAAGGTACTCTGGGGATAACAGGCTGATACCGCCCAAGAGTTCATATCGACGGCGGTGTTTGGCACCTCGATGTCGGCTCATCTCATCCTGGGGCTGAAGCAGGTCCCAAGGGTATGGCTGTTCGCCATTTAAAGAGGTACGCGAGCTGGGTTTAGAACGTCGTGAGACAGTTCGGTCCCTATCTACCGTGGGCGTTGGAAATTTGAGAGGATCTGCTCCTAGTACGAGAGGACCAGAGTGGACGAACCTCTGGTGTTCCGGTTGTCACGCCAGTGGCATTGCCGGGTAGCTACGTTCGGATGGGATAACCGCTGAAAGCATCTAAGCGGGAAGCCCACCTCAAGATGAGATTTCCCTAAAGAGCCGTTGTAGACTACGACGTTGATAGGTTGGGTGTGGAAGCATGGTGACATGTGTAGCTAACCAATACTAATTGCTCGTTTGGCTTGACCATACAACACCCAAGTGGTTTAATACTACTGATTGTGTTGATGGTAAGTGTAAAGATTTTACCTATAAGCTTGAATCAATCTTGATAACGCTAATGCAAAAAAGCAAAAGCAACGATAAAATAACAGACTCATAAGCAGCGTTGTTAATCCTTTTACGCTGACGACAATAGCAAGATGGAACCACCTGATCCCTTCCCGAACTCAGAAGTGAAACGTCTTAGCGCCGATGGTAGTGTGGTTCGCCCATGTGAGAGTAGGTCATCGTCAGCACCTTATTTTAAGCCCCCGCCATGATTGGTGGGGGTTTTAATATTTGATCTGCACTAGTGTGTTTTCGAATAACGACTGGGCAGCTTAAGATGGGTAAACGATTGGTTGCATAACGAATGGCACAGCCTATCAATTCACAACCATAAAAACCGCCAAATCATAGATCTGGCGGTTGAAGGTATAATTGGTGTGATTAATTGGCGGCAGTGCTCGGCTCGCAGCCTTTGACTGCCAAATCCTTATCGACATCCGTGCTGCATACCCAGCCATCTGCTTGTGTATAAGTCCAAGTTACTTTCTTGCCTTGGATGCTGGCAGCAGCATTGCCATCAAGTGTCGCTGAAATGGTTGAGTTATCGCCATTGCCTGTAGCGATGGTGATGATGTCATTATCCTTTTCTTTGACCAAATCACTGTCAAAATTACCAACATCACACTCATCATCGCTCGCGCCTTGCATTAGGCACATATCCACCACAGTACGCAGTTGGCTGGTTTCCATTACCACGCGGCTTACCTGTGCGGCAGCGGTACGATTTTGGTATTGGGGAATGGCGAACATTGCCAACACGCCAATGATGGCAATGACGATCAAAAGTTCAATTAGGGTAAAGCCTTGCTGAGAACGCATTATAAATCCTTAGTTGCCAAAAATATCACACTTGGCATAAAATTAGGTCAAAAAAATACATAAAAAGTGAGCAATTGCCCACTTTTTACTCATTACTTGTGATTAATGATTCTGAAACCATGCATTGGCACTGCGTTTGGCAGATTCGATCTCACTCGATGATAGGTTTAATGCCAATTGGCTGACCTTGGCTTTGGCACGGTTGCGCACACCTTCATCAAGCATACCATCACGCGTAGATAGATCGTACCATTTATAGGCATCAACCAAGCGGTGCTGCTGCTCATCGATCATCGCCAGCGCATAGCTTGCGCGGTTGTCACCCAGATTGGCGGCACGCTCAAGCCAAGCACGACCAGTCGCTAGATCTGCTTTCACACCTTCGCCGCGCAGGTACATGATGCCAAGATTCAGTTGCGCTGGGGCGATATTTTGTTCAGCGGCGCGTGTGTACCAATAAACGGCTTTGCTGGCATCTTTGGCGACACCTTCACCTTTTTGTAAGCGCTTGGCAAGGAAGAACTGGGCGTGATGATTGCCGCCTGCTGCCTGATTGGTCAGGCTTTTGACATCCATGGTTTCGAAATACGATGCAGGATATTGTGCTGATGATTGTGCATGAGCCAAAGTGGCACTACCAAGCACGCTGGTCAGTAGGGCGATTTTAAGCAGTTTCATAAGAACTCCGCGGATATTTTTAGGCTAATTTTTTTAAATTGTATTTTAAAAATCGATAGGAATTTTGCCAAAAAACATTGGCAAAAACATGAAAATAAATTAAAAAGGGATTATGGTTTAGCTTAGCATTTTGTACCAAAAAACTCAACCGCCAATCCCATTTTGGCAACCAATTTTATACATTAAAGTGTGCCGAAAAGGCGCGCCATCAATTTTTGCTGATACGATAAATAGCAACATCGGCAAGTAGGTTTGGCGCGCGTTTTACCAAGCGATTCATCAGTGCGGCGGGCAGTTTCGGGCTTGGTTTGTCTGAGATCGCCACGGCGTCGATTATACGAATGTCATTGTCATTGCACAAGCGCTCAAAATCCTTAAAAGTGCACAGATGGATATTAGGCGTGTTGTACCATTCGTGCGGCAGGGTCTCGCTCATCGGCATGATGCCTTTGATGCCAAGATACACACGGTTTTGCCAATAGGCAAAATTAGGAAAAGTAACAATGCCTTCTTTGGCGACTCTGAGCATATCGACAAGTAGCTTATCAGGTGATTTCACCGCTTGTAAGGCGCGCGCCATAACCACCGTATCAAAGCTGTTGTCAGCAAATCGCGCCAAGCCATCATTTAGATCTTGTTCAATGATATTTAAGCCTTTAGCAACGGCTTCATTGATTTTATGCTCATCAATCTCAAGTCCATAGCCGGTCACGCCCAAAGAGCTTTGTAGATGGGCTAATAAAGTGCCATCACCGCAGCCCAAATCAAGGACGCGTGAATTTGGCTTGATCCATTTTTCTGCCAGTTGATGATCGATGCTGTTCATACGCGCCCCTTATGTGTGTTTAGCGGTGCTTGCAAAAAGCCCTTGATGGCATTGACATAGCGCGGGATGTCAAATAAGAAAGAATCGTGTCCGTGCGGTGCATCGACATTCAAAAAGCTTACCGGTTTTTGATTGGCGATCAAAGCATCGACAAGCTCAATCGATCGCTCAGGGGAGAATCGCCAGTCGGTCGTGAATGACACCACCAAAAATTGGCATTGGGTGCGCTCAAGGGCGATTTTTAGCGCATCTTCTTCGCTCAAATTTTCATCAGCATAGCCGCGCGTCGGGTCGAAATAGTCGAGCGCCTTGGTCATGAGCAGGTAAGTATTGGCATCGAAATTTTTGCTGAATCGCTCGCCTTGGTAGCGCAGATAGCTTTCGACTTGGAATTCCACATCGTAGCCGTACATGAATTTGCCCGATTTTAGGTCGCGTCCGAACTTAGCCTTCATCGCTTCTTCGGTGATGTAGGTGATGTGTCCGACCATGCGCGCCAAGATCAAGCCGCGGCGCGGATAGGTGTCGTGTAATAAGTACCAGCCATCGTGAAAATCAGGATCAGACAGGATTGATTGGCGCGCCACTTCATTAAAGGCGATGTTTTGTGCGGATAATTTTGGCGTGCTTGCGATGATGACTGCACGCGCTAGGCGGTCGGGATAATCCACCGACCATTGCAACGCTTGCATACCACCCATTGAGCCGCCGACGATGGCGTGCCATTTGTCGATGCCTAGGCGGTCTGAGAGCATTACTTGGGTCTTTACCCAGTCTTTGATGGTGATGAGTGGAAAGTCAGCGCCGTAGATGGAGCCTGTCTCTGGATTGATACTGGTTGGGCCTGTTGAGCCATGACATGAGCCAATATTATTTAAGCAAACTACATAAAATTGATTGGTATCAATCGCTTTATTTGGACCGATCAGCGCATCCCACCAACCTGGCTTAGCATCATCGACGCTGTGATAGCCTGCAGCGTGATGACTGCCTGATAGCGCATGGCAGATTAAGATGGCATTGGATTTGTCTTGATTTAACTCACCATAAGTCTCAATGACCAAATCAAACTTTGGCAAAATGCGTTCGCATTCAAGCGTCAATGGCTCATCGAAATGCAAGACTTTCGGCACGATGATACCGACCGAGTTTGGGTCGAGATGCGGTGCAATGTGGTCGGATGATGACACAAAATTTCCCCAAGATTTGAAAGTAGACTTTTTATATAAATTTAATAATAGCCTACTTAAAACTTACAATTTATAAAAATGCAATTTAATGATGTATGACAATCATAAACATCCATCAAAACTTGCTATATTGTAGAGCCAAACGGAGATTATGGCAATGTTTTTGGTGGTAAAATCCTTGATTTTCTGCGCAAAAATTTATCAAGGATGATTTGTGCAAATCTTGGCAATCGGTCAAATTAAACAGATTTTTTGGGCGAAAAATGCTAAACTAGACAGATTTACACATCATTTAGATAAACAGAGTGAAGACAATCAGCATGAGCAAAAAAACCGCCATTTTACTGGTCAATCTGGGTACGCCTGATGCGCCGACACCGTCCGCGGTGCGCGCCTATTTGCGTGAATTTTTGAGCGACACACGGGTGATTGAGATCCCAAAGTTGATTTGGCAAGTGATTTTAAACTTATTTGTGCTGACCACACGCCCAAAAAAAGTCGCTCATGCCTATGACAGTGTGTGGACGGCAGACGGCTCGCCGCTTTTGGCAATTTTAAAACAGCAAGCAAAAGATTTGCAAGATTATCTGGATAAAATAGGCGTGCGAACCGCTGTGTATCCAGCCACAACTTATGGCAATCCATCGATCAAAGAAACCATGAGCGCGCTGTGTGCCGATGGTGTGGATAAGTTTGTGATTTTGCCTTTGTATCCGCAGTATTCGGCGACATCGACGGCGGCGGCGTTCGATAAAGCGGCGAAGCTTGCGATGAGCTTGCGCAATGTGCCTGAGATTTGCTTTATTAAGGATTATCACGATCATCCGCTTTTAATCGATGCGCTGGCGGCAAGCATTCGCCGCTATTGGGACGAGCATGGGCGCACGGATAAGCTGCTGTTTAGTTTTCATGGCATTCCTAAGCCTTATGCCGATAAGGGCGATCCGTATCCTGAGCAGTGTCGCACGACGGCGGTGCTGGTCGCTGATAAGCTTGGATTAACAGCCGATCAGTGGGCGATTAGCTTTCAGTCGCGTTTTGGGGCACAAGAGTGGCTCAAGCCTTATACCGATGAGCTTTTGGGCGAGTGGGGTGCACAAGGCTTATCCGTGCAGGTGGCAAGCCCAGCATTTTCGGCAGATTGCCTTGAGACGCTAGAA encodes:
- a CDS encoding pilin, encoding MRSQQGFTLIELLIVIAIIGVLAMFAIPQYQNRTAAAQVSRVVMETSQLRTVVDMCLMQGASDDECDVGNFDSDLVKEKDNDIITIATGNGDNSTISATLDGNAAASIQGKKVTWTYTQADGWVCSTDVDKDLAVKGCEPSTAAN
- a CDS encoding tetratricopeptide repeat protein, which translates into the protein MKLLKIALLTSVLGSATLAHAQSSAQYPASYFETMDVKSLTNQAAGGNHHAQFFLAKRLQKGEGVAKDASKAVYWYTRAAEQNIAPAQLNLGIMYLRGEGVKADLATGRAWLERAANLGDNRASYALAMIDEQQHRLVDAYKWYDLSTRDGMLDEGVRNRAKAKVSQLALNLSSSEIESAKRSANAWFQNH
- the metW gene encoding methionine biosynthesis protein MetW is translated as MNSIDHQLAEKWIKPNSRVLDLGCGDGTLLAHLQSSLGVTGYGLEIDEHKINEAVAKGLNIIEQDLNDGLARFADNSFDTVVMARALQAVKSPDKLLVDMLRVAKEGIVTFPNFAYWQNRVYLGIKGIMPMSETLPHEWYNTPNIHLCTFKDFERLCNDNDIRIIDAVAISDKPSPKLPAALMNRLVKRAPNLLADVAIYRISKN
- a CDS encoding homoserine O-acetyltransferase, which produces MSSSDHIAPHLDPNSVGIIVPKVLHFDEPLTLECERILPKFDLVIETYGELNQDKSNAILICHALSGSHHAAGYHSVDDAKPGWWDALIGPNKAIDTNQFYVVCLNNIGSCHGSTGPTSINPETGSIYGADFPLITIKDWVKTQVMLSDRLGIDKWHAIVGGSMGGMQALQWSVDYPDRLARAVIIASTPKLSAQNIAFNEVARQSILSDPDFHDGWYLLHDTYPRRGLILARMVGHITYITEEAMKAKFGRDLKSGKFMYGYDVEFQVESYLRYQGERFSKNFDANTYLLMTKALDYFDPTRGYADENLSEEDALKIALERTQCQFLVVSFTTDWRFSPERSIELVDALIANQKPVSFLNVDAPHGHDSFLFDIPRYVNAIKGFLQAPLNTHKGRV
- the hemH gene encoding ferrochelatase, whose protein sequence is MSKKTAILLVNLGTPDAPTPSAVRAYLREFLSDTRVIEIPKLIWQVILNLFVLTTRPKKVAHAYDSVWTADGSPLLAILKQQAKDLQDYLDKIGVRTAVYPATTYGNPSIKETMSALCADGVDKFVILPLYPQYSATSTAAAFDKAAKLAMSLRNVPEICFIKDYHDHPLLIDALAASIRRYWDEHGRTDKLLFSFHGIPKPYADKGDPYPEQCRTTAVLVADKLGLTADQWAISFQSRFGAQEWLKPYTDELLGEWGAQGLSVQVASPAFSADCLETLEELAVENRDNFLAAGGKSYAYIPALNTDPLHIEMMADIVKKYL